A window from Synechococcus sp. RSCCF101 encodes these proteins:
- a CDS encoding glucose-6-phosphate dehydrogenase assembly protein OpcA, with protein sequence MTPQLTLQAPLELPPAEVSGYLEKLWGEGMLGSHGGATFSLVVWQPAWVEQQLVRTGLLEGPVTGVVRDGLIDAAREAVGACDLPAGTSPLSPDLAWALGQRPGDRDAADLRGQHVDGAISEHMPRRLITLAPTLDAPHALETLVAAYCPLPEEGAAAAACGDVVVMRGDAGSLSQGLRLLDPLLPSDLPCWVWWNGSVDEAPELLQSLVHGPRRLVMDSAMGSPRRCLDLLGERIGAGQAVNDLNWLRLRGWRESLAMVFDPPSRRDALNHVVQLDIDVEGDHPGQGLLLTAWIADRLGWRMLSSRSLEEGGIETDFERSDGARVRFRLLHVPMGLPHPHPGQIVGVRLICEPEQHPPLCVILCSESGGCMRLEAGGVASMELVEDVVPSRPMRDEAEVARLLSGGHDTTNPLLASAAPLAARLLPRA encoded by the coding sequence ATGACCCCGCAACTGACCCTGCAGGCCCCGCTGGAACTGCCGCCGGCCGAGGTCTCCGGGTACCTCGAGAAGCTCTGGGGCGAGGGCATGCTCGGCAGCCACGGCGGCGCCACCTTCAGCCTGGTGGTCTGGCAGCCGGCCTGGGTGGAGCAGCAGCTGGTGCGCACCGGGCTGCTGGAGGGTCCGGTGACCGGTGTGGTGCGCGACGGTCTGATCGATGCCGCCCGGGAGGCGGTGGGAGCCTGCGACCTGCCGGCCGGCACCTCGCCCCTCTCCCCGGATCTGGCCTGGGCCCTCGGGCAGCGGCCTGGCGATCGGGATGCCGCCGACCTGCGCGGGCAGCACGTGGACGGGGCCATCAGCGAACACATGCCCCGCCGGTTGATCACCCTGGCCCCCACCCTCGATGCACCCCACGCCCTCGAGACCCTCGTGGCCGCCTACTGCCCTCTGCCGGAGGAGGGGGCCGCGGCAGCCGCCTGCGGCGACGTGGTGGTGATGCGGGGCGATGCGGGCTCCCTCAGCCAGGGCCTGCGGCTGCTGGATCCGCTGCTGCCCTCCGATCTGCCCTGCTGGGTCTGGTGGAACGGCTCGGTCGACGAAGCCCCGGAGCTGCTGCAGAGCCTGGTGCACGGCCCCCGCCGGCTGGTGATGGACAGCGCCATGGGCAGCCCGCGCCGCTGCCTGGATCTGCTGGGTGAACGGATCGGGGCCGGCCAGGCGGTGAACGACCTCAACTGGCTGCGCCTGCGGGGCTGGCGCGAGTCGCTGGCGATGGTCTTCGATCCGCCGAGCCGCCGGGATGCCCTGAACCATGTGGTGCAGCTCGACATCGATGTGGAGGGCGATCATCCCGGCCAGGGCCTGTTGCTCACCGCCTGGATCGCCGATCGGCTGGGCTGGCGCATGCTCTCAAGCCGCTCGCTCGAGGAGGGAGGCATCGAGACCGACTTCGAACGGTCCGACGGGGCCCGGGTGCGGTTCCGGCTCCTGCACGTGCCCATGGGTCTGCCCCATCCCCACCCGGGCCAGATCGTGGGGGTGCGGCTGATCTGCGAACCGGAGCAGCACCCCCCGCTCTGCGTGATTCTCTGCTCGGAGTCCGGCGGCTGCATGCGCCTGGAGGCCGGTGGTGTGGCCAGCATGGAGCTGGTGGAGGATGTGGTGCCGAGCCGCCCGATGCGGGACGAGGCCGAGGTGGCCCGTCTGCTCTCCGGCGGCCACGACACCACCAATCCCCTGCTGGCGTCGGCGGCACCACTGGCGGCCCGGTTGCTGCCGCGGGCTTGA
- the zwf gene encoding glucose-6-phosphate dehydrogenase — MTATLTNPLRVGLRQERVITPQCLVIFGASGDLTHRKLIPALFELYRQRRLPTEFAVLGCARRSWSDEEFRERMAEALGDTVSENRAAWDQFSAGLFYEPVDLQQPEHLVRLSGRLDVIDRQRATRGNRTFYLSVSPTYYGSGCRALAGAGLLSDPKRTRVVIEKPFGRDYGSAQALNRIVQSCAQENQIYRIDHYLGKETVQSILVLRFANTIFEPIWNRNYIANVQITAAETVGVEERAGYYETSGALRDMVQNHLTQMLALTTMESPGRFDPESIRNEKAKVLQVARLADEQEPWRCCVRGQYGAGGTSARPLAGYRQEPGVDPNSTTETYVAMKLFVDNWRWQGVPFYLRTGKRLPKRLSEVVLTFREAPVHLFDSAGASPTANQLILRIQPDEGAEFRFEVKAPGSGMRSRPVDMEFSYDKSFGEPSDEGYVRLLADAMLGDPTLFIRGDEVEAAWRLYTPLLELIEDSPWQLPVHPYEASTWGPAASDSLLARDDLLWRRP; from the coding sequence ATGACCGCCACGCTCACGAACCCGCTGCGCGTCGGATTGCGCCAGGAGCGGGTGATCACACCCCAGTGCCTCGTGATCTTCGGTGCCAGCGGCGATCTGACGCACCGAAAGCTGATCCCGGCCCTGTTCGAGCTCTACCGGCAGCGCCGCCTGCCCACCGAGTTCGCGGTGCTGGGTTGCGCGAGGCGCTCCTGGAGCGATGAGGAGTTCCGCGAACGGATGGCGGAAGCCCTGGGCGACACCGTGAGCGAGAACCGGGCGGCCTGGGATCAGTTCTCCGCCGGCCTGTTCTACGAGCCGGTGGACCTGCAGCAGCCCGAGCACCTGGTGCGCCTCAGCGGTCGCCTCGATGTGATCGATCGCCAGCGGGCCACCCGCGGCAACCGCACCTTCTATCTCTCGGTCTCGCCCACCTACTACGGCAGCGGCTGCCGTGCCCTGGCGGGGGCCGGGCTGCTGAGCGACCCGAAGCGCACCCGCGTGGTGATCGAGAAGCCCTTCGGCCGCGATTACGGCAGCGCGCAGGCGCTCAACCGAATCGTGCAGTCCTGCGCTCAGGAAAATCAGATCTACCGGATCGATCACTACCTGGGCAAGGAAACCGTCCAGAGCATTCTTGTGCTTCGGTTCGCCAACACAATCTTCGAACCGATCTGGAACCGCAATTACATCGCCAACGTCCAGATCACCGCCGCCGAGACAGTGGGCGTGGAGGAGCGGGCGGGGTACTACGAAACCTCCGGCGCCCTGAGGGACATGGTGCAGAACCACCTCACCCAGATGCTGGCCCTCACCACGATGGAATCGCCGGGCCGGTTCGATCCGGAATCGATCCGCAACGAGAAGGCCAAGGTGCTGCAGGTGGCGCGCCTGGCCGATGAGCAGGAGCCCTGGCGCTGCTGCGTGCGCGGCCAGTACGGAGCCGGAGGCACCAGCGCCAGGCCCCTGGCGGGCTACCGGCAGGAGCCAGGGGTGGACCCGAACAGCACCACCGAGACCTACGTGGCGATGAAGCTGTTCGTGGACAACTGGCGCTGGCAGGGGGTGCCCTTCTATCTGCGCACCGGCAAGCGCCTGCCCAAGCGTCTGAGCGAGGTGGTGCTCACCTTCCGCGAGGCACCGGTGCACCTGTTCGACAGCGCCGGCGCCAGCCCGACCGCCAATCAGCTGATCCTGCGCATTCAGCCCGATGAGGGAGCGGAGTTCCGCTTCGAGGTGAAGGCTCCGGGCTCCGGCATGCGCAGCCGTCCGGTGGACATGGAGTTCTCCTACGACAAATCCTTCGGCGAGCCCTCCGACGAGGGCTACGTGCGGCTGCTGGCCGACGCGATGCTCGGCGATCCCACCCTGTTCATCCGCGGCGACGAGGTGGAGGCGGCCTGGCGCCTCTACACACCGCTGCTGGAACTGATCGAGGACAGCCCCTGGCAGCTGCCGGTGCATCCCTACGAGGCCAGCACCTGGGGGCCGGCCGCCTCTGATTCCCTGCTCGCCCGGGACGACCTGCTCTGGCGCCGCCCCTGA
- a CDS encoding ferredoxin-NADP reductase → MRVTTGSPRQADDRSFTLVVVGLQVGRQRRAEQRLVVPFSQLQATVKMVTAQGGTIKAVIPADQPSTTDMPVESEATAAAEPTPAAAPATPPKPEKVPVNIYKPKTPFEGSVVENYSLLGDGALGRVQHITFDLSGGDLHYVEGQSIGIIPDGTDADGKPHKLRLYSIASTRHGDSMSDSTVSLCVRQLQYEKDGETINGVCSTFLCDIEPGAKVRITGPVGKEMLLPPDEDATVIMLATGTGIAPMRAYLRRMFEPSEREKNPHYQFKGKAWLFMGAPKTGNLLYDDDFRRYESEFPDNFRYTKAISREQKNPSGGRMYIQDRVMEHADEIFELISQDKTHVYMCGLKGMAPGIDEAMTKAAAARDLDWNDLRPKLKKAGRWHVEVY, encoded by the coding sequence ATGCGCGTGACCACCGGTTCCCCTCGTCAGGCCGATGACCGGTCCTTCACGCTGGTGGTGGTCGGGCTGCAGGTGGGTCGCCAGCGGCGGGCGGAGCAGCGCCTTGTGGTGCCGTTCTCCCAGCTTCAGGCCACGGTGAAGATGGTCACGGCCCAGGGGGGCACCATCAAGGCCGTGATCCCAGCTGATCAGCCATCCACGACCGACATGCCCGTCGAATCCGAAGCCACGGCAGCCGCCGAACCCACCCCGGCTGCCGCGCCCGCCACGCCTCCGAAGCCGGAGAAGGTGCCGGTGAACATCTACAAGCCCAAGACCCCCTTCGAAGGCAGCGTGGTGGAGAACTACAGCCTGCTGGGTGACGGCGCTCTCGGGCGGGTGCAGCACATCACCTTCGATCTCTCCGGGGGCGACCTGCACTACGTGGAGGGCCAGAGCATCGGCATCATTCCCGACGGAACCGATGCCGACGGCAAGCCCCACAAGCTGCGCCTCTATTCCATCGCCAGCACCCGCCACGGCGATTCCATGAGCGACAGCACCGTGTCGCTGTGCGTGCGGCAACTGCAGTACGAGAAGGACGGCGAGACGATCAACGGCGTCTGCTCCACCTTCCTCTGCGACATCGAACCCGGCGCCAAGGTGCGCATCACCGGGCCGGTGGGCAAGGAGATGCTGCTGCCGCCCGATGAGGACGCCACGGTGATCATGCTGGCCACCGGAACCGGCATCGCTCCGATGCGCGCCTACCTGCGCCGCATGTTCGAACCCAGCGAGCGTGAGAAGAACCCCCACTATCAGTTCAAGGGGAAGGCCTGGCTGTTCATGGGAGCCCCCAAGACCGGCAACCTGCTCTACGACGACGATTTCCGCCGCTACGAGAGCGAGTTCCCCGACAACTTCCGCTACACCAAGGCCATCAGCCGCGAGCAGAAGAACCCCTCCGGCGGTCGCATGTACATCCAGGACCGGGTCATGGAGCATGCCGACGAGATCTTCGAATTGATCAGCCAGGACAAGACGCACGTCTACATGTGCGGCCTCAAGGGCATGGCACCCGGCATCGACGAGGCGATGACCAAGGCCGCCGCTGCCCGCGACCTGGACTGGAACGACCTGCGGCCCAAGCTCAAGAAGGCCGGCCGCTGGCACGTCGAGGTCTACTGA
- a CDS encoding SRPBCC family protein: MIQSTTPHSNQPLFPPTHEAALLPAGPGVEGHCSLNTIYQEMERLPGGCRRLAVRLVSEVDPSLLWRVLTDYEGLSRFIPNLTASRVVRRSGRVVTLDQVGSQKLFGVNFTARVQLELTEAPERGSLTFRMVKGDFRRFEGLWQVSAMEAGTSLLYALTVQGCVGMPIHLIEQRLRHDLSTNLRAVQQEAESRI, from the coding sequence TTGATTCAGAGCACCACCCCTCACTCGAACCAGCCTCTGTTCCCCCCCACCCATGAGGCCGCGCTGCTCCCCGCCGGCCCTGGTGTGGAGGGTCACTGCAGCCTCAACACCATCTATCAGGAGATGGAGCGGCTCCCAGGCGGCTGCCGTCGCCTCGCCGTGCGCCTGGTCAGCGAAGTGGATCCGTCCCTGCTCTGGCGGGTGCTGACCGACTACGAAGGCCTGTCCCGCTTCATCCCCAATCTCACGGCCAGTCGCGTGGTGCGCCGCTCCGGTCGCGTGGTGACCCTCGATCAGGTGGGCAGCCAGAAGCTCTTCGGTGTGAACTTCACCGCCCGGGTCCAGCTCGAACTCACGGAAGCGCCCGAGCGGGGCTCCCTAACCTTCCGCATGGTCAAGGGAGATTTCCGCCGCTTCGAGGGGCTGTGGCAGGTGAGTGCCATGGAGGCCGGCACCTCTCTCCTGTATGCCCTCACCGTCCAGGGGTGCGTGGGCATGCCGATCCATCTGATCGAGCAGCGCCTCCGCCACGACCTCAGCACCAACCTGAGGGCCGTGCAGCAGGAAGCCGAGTCGCGGATCTGA
- a CDS encoding histidine kinase — MEASGRAHQSRASAGEGVDPRPELRLLLVASKAHAASQDVRSMMALLEQDDCGFQVTLKLADPRQQPELLELHRLVATPALVKLLPLPRQTFVGSNLMQQLNSWLPRWQQQEMVSSLGMSLRPPEMDGSRSQRELQLEDQLLVLRQENETLSERLGVQERLLRMVAHELRTPLTAATLALQSLHRGQIDRERFEDVLSRRLRDIEMLSKDLLEIGTTQWEALFNPQRLLLSHVAAEAILELEKLWLGRNIEISTDIPADLPPVYADQRRMRQVLLNLLENALKFTPDGGRVSLTMLHRTNQWVQVSVCDTGPGIPRDEQERIFLDRVRLPQTSGTTSGFGLGLSVCRRIAAVHGGRIWVVSEPGEGACFHFTVPVWNRQVATGSAASPASESRVGPPGPAEDSLTDGPFDP; from the coding sequence GTGGAGGCGTCTGGGCGGGCGCATCAGAGCCGCGCCTCGGCCGGCGAGGGAGTGGATCCCCGGCCTGAGCTGCGGCTGCTGCTGGTGGCCTCCAAGGCCCATGCCGCCAGCCAGGACGTGCGCTCGATGATGGCACTGCTCGAACAGGACGACTGCGGCTTCCAGGTGACCCTGAAGCTGGCGGACCCCCGCCAGCAGCCGGAGCTTCTGGAGCTGCATCGACTCGTGGCCACACCGGCTCTGGTGAAGCTGCTGCCGCTGCCCCGCCAGACCTTCGTGGGCAGCAATCTGATGCAGCAGCTGAACAGCTGGCTGCCCCGCTGGCAACAGCAGGAGATGGTGTCGTCACTGGGCATGAGCCTGCGCCCGCCCGAGATGGACGGCAGCCGCAGCCAGCGGGAGCTGCAGCTGGAGGACCAGCTGCTGGTGCTGCGGCAGGAGAACGAAACGCTGAGCGAACGGCTGGGGGTGCAGGAGCGACTGCTGCGCATGGTGGCTCACGAACTGCGCACGCCCCTCACAGCCGCCACCCTTGCGCTCCAGAGCCTGCACCGGGGACAGATCGACCGGGAGCGGTTCGAGGATGTGCTCTCCCGCCGGCTGCGGGACATCGAGATGCTCTCCAAGGATCTGCTGGAGATCGGCACCACCCAGTGGGAGGCGTTGTTCAACCCGCAGCGGCTGCTGCTCAGCCACGTGGCGGCCGAGGCGATCCTGGAGCTGGAGAAGCTCTGGCTCGGGCGCAACATTGAGATCAGCACCGACATCCCCGCCGATCTGCCGCCGGTCTACGCCGACCAGCGCCGCATGCGCCAGGTGCTGCTCAACCTGCTGGAGAACGCGCTCAAGTTCACCCCGGACGGGGGCCGGGTGTCGCTCACGATGCTGCACCGCACCAACCAGTGGGTGCAGGTGAGCGTCTGCGACACGGGACCCGGCATCCCCCGCGATGAGCAGGAGCGCATCTTCCTGGATCGGGTGCGCCTGCCCCAGACCTCCGGCACCACCTCAGGCTTCGGGCTGGGGCTCTCGGTGTGCCGCCGCATCGCCGCCGTGCACGGCGGACGCATCTGGGTGGTCTCTGAACCGGGGGAAGGGGCCTGCTTCCATTTCACCGTGCCGGTCTGGAACCGGCAGGTCGCCACGGGCTCCGCCGCTTCGCCGGCCTCAGAGTCGCGGGTGGGACCACCGGGACCAGCGGAGGATTCCTTGACGGACGGTCCCTTCGATCCGTAG
- a CDS encoding cAMP phosphodiesterase, producing the protein MRPPLAPLRPLLVASLLLSPLALPGRAEAAPATREDMTLYTRIAAINVCISRAAKVDFDTAVSIAGETIAQVLKGQHQGQIAQVGTQELSIDELRKGSINSAVIGAVDICPDEVPAEVKTKVQEAIQNNGGG; encoded by the coding sequence TTGAGACCTCCACTCGCCCCTCTGCGTCCGCTGCTGGTGGCCTCCCTGCTGCTCAGCCCGCTGGCGCTGCCGGGCCGTGCCGAGGCCGCACCGGCCACGCGTGAGGACATGACGCTCTACACCCGGATCGCAGCGATCAACGTCTGCATCTCCCGGGCGGCGAAGGTGGATTTCGACACGGCCGTCAGCATCGCCGGTGAAACGATCGCTCAGGTTCTCAAGGGACAGCACCAGGGCCAGATCGCCCAGGTGGGCACTCAGGAGCTGTCGATCGATGAACTGCGCAAGGGTTCGATCAACTCCGCGGTGATCGGAGCGGTGGACATCTGCCCGGACGAGGTGCCGGCCGAGGTCAAGACCAAGGTTCAGGAAGCGATTCAGAACAACGGCGGCGGCTGA
- the pepN gene encoding aminopeptidase N, producing MGPARTIHLSDYRPWPFTIPTTRLDVVVHADHTLVTAELELEPAPGADPQTGHLVLLGRDLQLESVCIDGEPLAAEAFHCTAEELRIAEPPQRPFRLLTRCRIHPAENTSLEGLYASGGMLTTQCEAEGFRRITFHPDRPDVLSRYRVSIEADADTYPVLLSNGDCTASERLPGGRHRVIWEDPFPKPSYLFAMVAGRLVEVSDSFTTASGRPVRLRLHVEPGDEPYTAHAMASLKRAMRWDEEVYGLEYDLNEYNIVAVRHFNMGAMENKSLNIFNSKLVLADAETATDAELERIESVVAHEYFHNWTGNRITCRDWFQLSLKEGLTVFRDQSFTADLHSAAVKRIEDAALMRSVQFREDAGPTAHPVKPAEYQAIDNFYTTTIYEKGAELIRMLHGVLGPEAFMAGMQRYVERHDGQAATTEQFVAAIADGAGGDGESPAPVLDQPAFRRWYELAGTPRVAIERHWRPGTGELVLQLSQHTPATPGQPEPKPPLPIPLRLALIGPDGTRLPFRMGEEARSRAEERLLLLDLPRAEVVLSVDSAAASATAETTADATNGAAAPALSLLRGFSAPVLVEMERPTSELLHLFAHDDDAFARWDAGQILQRQALIARAGGQPDVALEQGLLEAFGRILGDGRLQPAERCCLLLTPGLADLEAVLPEPDPLALHAAREAFLSHVGDALQEPVAGVLTLCEAGWAEPWPAGAGERDLTALLWRWRTAAGDAGVMEAAAAAVHGRSMSLARAGLQALQAHRGAWRERALQAFHDRWRDRPVILDSWFALEASAPFADGIARVERLMAHPAFDPLAPNTIRSVFGGFSRNVPAFHATDGSGYRFLAERLLEVDARNAITASRMAKLFSRWGSYGPERRARMRDALEQLSGAELSPNTREVVAQCLGAGGD from the coding sequence ATGGGGCCAGCCCGCACGATCCATCTGAGCGATTACCGGCCCTGGCCCTTCACCATCCCCACCACCCGGCTGGATGTCGTCGTCCACGCCGACCACACCCTGGTCACCGCCGAGCTCGAACTGGAGCCTGCGCCGGGGGCGGACCCTCAAACGGGACACCTTGTGCTGCTCGGCCGCGATCTGCAGCTCGAATCGGTCTGCATCGACGGTGAGCCGCTGGCGGCCGAGGCCTTCCACTGCACCGCCGAGGAACTGCGGATCGCCGAGCCGCCGCAGAGGCCCTTCCGTCTGCTGACGCGCTGCCGCATCCACCCGGCTGAGAACACCTCGCTCGAGGGCCTCTATGCCAGCGGCGGCATGCTCACGACCCAGTGCGAGGCCGAGGGCTTCCGTCGCATCACCTTTCACCCCGACCGGCCGGACGTCCTCAGCCGCTACCGGGTCAGCATCGAGGCTGACGCTGACACCTACCCGGTCCTTCTCTCCAACGGTGACTGCACAGCCAGCGAGCGGCTGCCGGGTGGCCGGCATCGCGTGATCTGGGAGGACCCCTTCCCCAAGCCCTCCTACCTGTTCGCCATGGTGGCCGGACGGCTGGTGGAGGTGAGCGACAGCTTCACCACGGCCAGTGGCCGGCCCGTGCGTCTGCGCCTGCATGTGGAGCCCGGCGATGAGCCCTACACGGCCCATGCCATGGCGTCGCTGAAGCGGGCCATGCGCTGGGATGAAGAGGTGTACGGACTGGAATATGACCTGAACGAGTACAACATCGTCGCCGTGCGTCACTTCAACATGGGCGCGATGGAGAACAAGAGTCTCAACATCTTCAATTCCAAGCTGGTGCTGGCTGATGCCGAAACCGCCACCGATGCCGAACTCGAGCGGATCGAGAGCGTCGTGGCGCATGAGTACTTCCACAACTGGACCGGCAACCGCATCACCTGCCGTGACTGGTTTCAGCTCTCGCTCAAGGAGGGCCTCACCGTGTTCCGTGATCAGAGTTTCACCGCTGATCTGCACTCCGCGGCGGTGAAGCGGATCGAGGATGCGGCTCTGATGCGGAGCGTGCAGTTCCGCGAAGACGCCGGACCCACCGCTCATCCGGTCAAGCCTGCGGAGTATCAGGCCATCGATAACTTCTACACCACAACCATCTACGAAAAGGGCGCTGAGCTGATTCGCATGCTCCATGGCGTGCTCGGGCCCGAGGCCTTCATGGCCGGGATGCAGCGCTACGTGGAACGGCACGACGGCCAGGCCGCCACCACCGAGCAGTTCGTGGCGGCGATCGCCGATGGCGCCGGCGGCGATGGGGAGTCCCCGGCTCCGGTCCTGGATCAGCCGGCGTTCCGGCGCTGGTACGAGCTGGCCGGAACCCCCCGGGTGGCGATCGAGCGTCACTGGCGGCCCGGGACGGGCGAACTGGTGCTGCAACTGAGCCAGCACACCCCCGCCACCCCCGGTCAGCCCGAGCCCAAGCCGCCCCTGCCCATCCCCCTGCGGCTGGCCCTGATCGGTCCGGACGGCACGCGGCTGCCCTTCCGCATGGGGGAGGAGGCCCGGTCACGGGCCGAGGAGCGTCTGCTGCTGCTCGATCTGCCCAGGGCTGAGGTGGTCCTGAGCGTGGACTCCGCAGCGGCATCCGCAACCGCAGAGACAACCGCAGACGCAACCAACGGCGCTGCTGCTCCGGCCCTCTCCCTGCTGCGCGGCTTCTCGGCGCCCGTGCTGGTGGAGATGGAACGGCCCACCTCCGAGCTGCTGCATCTGTTCGCCCATGACGACGACGCCTTCGCCCGCTGGGATGCCGGCCAGATCCTGCAGCGGCAGGCGCTGATCGCCCGGGCCGGCGGCCAGCCGGATGTCGCCCTGGAGCAGGGCCTGCTGGAGGCGTTCGGGCGCATCCTCGGGGACGGCCGTCTTCAGCCGGCCGAGCGCTGCTGCCTGCTGCTGACCCCCGGCCTCGCCGATCTCGAAGCGGTGCTGCCGGAGCCCGATCCCCTCGCCCTCCACGCGGCCCGCGAAGCCTTCCTCAGCCATGTGGGGGACGCGCTGCAGGAGCCGGTGGCCGGTGTGCTCACCCTCTGCGAAGCCGGCTGGGCCGAGCCCTGGCCGGCCGGAGCCGGTGAGCGGGACCTCACCGCCCTGCTCTGGCGCTGGCGCACGGCCGCGGGGGATGCCGGCGTGATGGAGGCGGCGGCGGCGGCGGTGCATGGCCGCTCCATGAGCCTGGCCCGTGCCGGTCTGCAGGCCCTGCAGGCGCACCGCGGCGCCTGGCGGGAGCGCGCCCTGCAGGCCTTCCACGACCGCTGGCGGGACCGGCCGGTGATCCTCGACAGCTGGTTCGCACTGGAGGCCTCGGCGCCGTTCGCCGATGGCATCGCCCGGGTGGAACGGCTGATGGCGCATCCCGCCTTCGATCCGCTGGCGCCCAACACCATCCGCTCGGTCTTCGGCGGCTTCTCCCGCAACGTGCCGGCCTTCCATGCCACCGATGGGTCGGGCTATCGCTTCCTCGCCGAGCGCCTGCTGGAGGTGGACGCCCGCAATGCGATCACCGCCTCCCGCATGGCCAAGCTGTTCAGCCGCTGGGGCAGCTACGGCCCGGAGCGTCGTGCGCGCATGCGCGACGCCCTCGAGCAGCTCAGCGGTGCCGAGCTCTCCCCCAACACCCGCGAGGTGGTGGCCCAGTGCCTGGGAGCCGGGGGGGACTGA